The following DNA comes from Flammeovirgaceae bacterium.
GGCATATATCATTTTAAGACCTAAAACAGAAATTTGCCCTGATTTTTTCAAATTCTATTTTAAGACTGACAAATACATCCAACAATTGTGTTCAAAGTTGGAAGGAATAAGAGATGGTAAGATGATAAGTTACAGATATTTTTCTGAGATTAAACTTCCATTTCCTACCATTAGTGAACAAGAAAAAATATCTCAATTTCTTGAATCCATCGAATACAGACGAGTCACTTCTAAACATCAATATGATGAGTTACAGAAGTTAAAAAAAGGTTTAATTCAAAGTATGTTTTGCGTGTAAATATGAAAGAGCAATTCAAAATAATACCCTCTGATTTGCTTCCTGCCTACTTGGAACAAGTTCCCAAAGGCTTGCAGGAGGCGTTTGAGGCTTTGCATGATGCCGAAATATCTACGGATACATTCAGCTTCTACACTTCGGTATCATCCGTATTCAGCAGCAAGATTGAGGGTGAGGATATTGAACTGGATAGCTATATCAAGCATAAAAAATTCGGTATTGAGTTTTTGCCCGACTACACCAAAAAGATTGATGATTTATACAACGCCTACTCCTTTGCCAAAACCCATGAACTGAATGAAAAAAACATTTCGGAAGCCCACAGACTGCTTAGCAAGCACATTGTAGCAAAAAGTAAGCAGGGTAAATTCCGGACACAAAATATGTACGTCAGTACTCCGGACGGACGGATTGAGTATGTGGCTGCTTCTCCTTTTGAAGTAGAACCGGGAATGAAGAAATTTTTCCATGATGTGGCAATACTGCTTAATGCGGAACTGACCATAGAAGAAGTGTTTTTCTACGCTTCCATGATCCATTTGGTCTTTGTAAAAATCCACCCCTGGAACGATGGAAACGGAAGGAGTGCCCGATTGATTGAAAAATGGTTTTTGGCGGAAAAACTGGGTGAAAAAGCATGGTTTGTACAAAGCGAAAAACACTATTACCAGCAACATCAAACCTATTACAAAAACATCCGCCTATTGGGGCTTGAATACCCGGATTTAGATTACAAACAAGCATTGCCATTTCTGCTGATGCTTCCAAACGCAGTATTCAATGGCTAAGCAACCGGAGCAAATATTAGAAGAACAACTGGTTGCCCAACTGAAAACATTGGGATACGGTGTGGTGCTTATCAAAGATGAAAAAGACCTGATTGCCAACCTCAAAACCCAACTGGAAAAGCACAATCAAATTAAGTTCACGGATAAGGAATTTGAAAAAGTACTGAATATCCTGACCAAAGGTTCAGTATTTGAAAAAGCCAAAACCCTTCGTGAAAAACAGCACATTGTTAGGGAAAATGGCGACAACCTCTACTTTGAGTTTATCAATACCGAGCACTGGTGCCAGAACCAATTTCAGGTTACGCATCAGGTAAACATGGAGGGTAAATACAAAAACCGCTATGACGTTACCCTGCTCATCAACGGCCTGCCTTTGGTGCAAATAGAACTCAAACGCAGAGGGCTTGAACTCAAAGAAGCCTTTAACCAGATCAACCGTTACCAACGGCATTCCTTCGGTTCAAACTCTGCCCTGTTCCAATACGTACAGATATTTGTCATCAGCAATGGCGTAAACACAAAATACTACGCCAACAACCGCCATCAGAGTTTTAAGCAGACCTTTTTCTGGACGGACAAGGATAATAAACGCCTTACCAATATTGTCAACGGCTTTACCAGTGAGTTTTTAGAGCCATGCCACATCAGCAAAATGATCTGCAAATACATTGTGCTGAACGAAACCAACAAAATACTAATGGTACTTCGCCCTTATCAGTTTTATGCGGTGGAAGCCCTGATCAATCAGGTAAAGAACAGTACCAAAAACGGCTATATCTGGCACACCACAGGTTCAGGAAAAACACTTACCTCCTTCAAAGCCAGTCAGATTTTAACAAACCTGCCTCATGTAAAGAAAGTGGTATTTGTGGTGGACAGAAAAGACCTGGATTATCAGACTACCAAAGAGTTTAACAGCTTTAGCAAAGGGTGTATTGACGGTACAGACAACACCAAGCAACTGGTAAAACAATTCGCAAACGATACCAAACTTATTGTTACCACCATTCAAAAACTTAATACTGCCATTAGCAAAAAGCAGTATTTGGCAAAAATGGAAAAGCTACAGGACGAACACATTGTTTTCATTTTTGACGAGTGCCACCGTTCACAATTTGGAGAAACACATAATCGCATCAAGTCCTTTTTCAACAACATTCAAATGTTTGGCTTTACCGGTACGCCCATTTTTGCTGATAATGCCGTAAAGAACGAGTTGGGTAAGCGAACTACCAAAGAACTTTTTGGCGAATGCCTCCATAAATACGTGATTACGGATGCCATCAAAGACGAAAACGTGTTGAAGTTTTCCGTTGAATATGTGGGTAGGTACAAGCGTAAAGAAATTGCTACTGAAATTGACATTGAGGTAGAGGACATTGACCGGAAAGAACTGATGGAATCGCCTGCCCGACTGGAAAAGATTGTGGATTACATCATTGCCAATCATGACCGGAAAACGCATGGCAAAACCTTTACCGGGATGTTTTGCGTGAGCAGTGTAGATACGCTCATCAAGTACTACGATATATTCCAACGCAAAAAGGAAGAAGGTAAACACAACCTGAAAATTGCCACCATTTTTAGCTATGCTGCCAATGAAGATGATGCAGATGCCAACGGTTTCCTGCCTGAAGAACTTTCCGTAGTGGAAGAACCTAGGG
Coding sequences within:
- a CDS encoding Fic family protein; amino-acid sequence: MKEQFKIIPSDLLPAYLEQVPKGLQEAFEALHDAEISTDTFSFYTSVSSVFSSKIEGEDIELDSYIKHKKFGIEFLPDYTKKIDDLYNAYSFAKTHELNEKNISEAHRLLSKHIVAKSKQGKFRTQNMYVSTPDGRIEYVAASPFEVEPGMKKFFHDVAILLNAELTIEEVFFYASMIHLVFVKIHPWNDGNGRSARLIEKWFLAEKLGEKAWFVQSEKHYYQQHQTYYKNIRLLGLEYPDLDYKQALPFLLMLPNAVFNG
- a CDS encoding type I restriction endonuclease subunit R encodes the protein MAKQPEQILEEQLVAQLKTLGYGVVLIKDEKDLIANLKTQLEKHNQIKFTDKEFEKVLNILTKGSVFEKAKTLREKQHIVRENGDNLYFEFINTEHWCQNQFQVTHQVNMEGKYKNRYDVTLLINGLPLVQIELKRRGLELKEAFNQINRYQRHSFGSNSALFQYVQIFVISNGVNTKYYANNRHQSFKQTFFWTDKDNKRLTNIVNGFTSEFLEPCHISKMICKYIVLNETNKILMVLRPYQFYAVEALINQVKNSTKNGYIWHTTGSGKTLTSFKASQILTNLPHVKKVVFVVDRKDLDYQTTKEFNSFSKGCIDGTDNTKQLVKQFANDTKLIVTTIQKLNTAISKKQYLAKMEKLQDEHIVFIFDECHRSQFGETHNRIKSFFNNIQMFGFTGTPIFADNAVKNELGKRTTKELFGECLHKYVITDAIKDENVLKFSVEYVGRYKRKEIATEIDIEVEDIDRKELMESPARLEKIVDYIIANHDRKTHGKTFTGMFCVSSVDTLIKYYDIFQRKKEEGKHNLKIATIFSYAANEDDADANGFLPEELSVVEEPRALYGLNVHTREKLDEFIGHYNQMFETKFSTKDSVSFYNYYNDISKKVKERKVDILLVVNMFLTGFDSPTLSTLYVDKNLKYHGLIQAYSRTNRIINEQKSQGNIVVFRNLKYNTDQAITLFSNKEAIEVIIMKPYEDYVKKFNEAFIALLQITPTVNSVNDLQTEDDELAFIKVFRDLMRIKNILTAFSDFKWEDLAMNEQLFEDYKSKYLDLYDKVKSDHQKEKVSILEDVDFELELIHRDEVNVAYIIQLLIKLKSDTQKDVAQTEKEIFNLLNNEAHLRSKRELIEKFIEENLPVIEDSDDVPQEFEKFWNEEQLKAFADLVKEEKLNADRTEKLIEDYLFAEREPLRDEVLELIEGNKPTLLERKKTGDRILTRILDFVETFINGMAGN